The genomic window tatttcaagaacCTGAAGTAACAGATCCTGAAACAATTGACGtaagtataatattctatGTGTAGTATAACATGTGTAAAtgattggaaatatttataagcattttaatttcttcataaGCTGAAATGGACAGAACCAAATGAAGAAGGGTTAGTAAAATATCTATGTGGTGATAAGCAATTCAATGAGGAAAGAGTAAGGAATGGtgcaaaaaaattatacaaagcACGAAATACTTCCACTCAAGGAAGGCTAGATACATTCTTTAAAGTATTACCAAATCCAAATCCTCCAAAGcgtaaagtaaatataaataacggTTTTTAAGATTAcactttgtttttttaatctactaaatttatcatattttaaaacagGCAGAAGACACAAAGGGAACAGctaaaaagaataagaaaggaaCAACAGGAAAACCACGTGGAAGGCAGCCAAAATAATTGTTCAAAGTACtcatacttttttaattttcatgagTGCTATATACTgaatcatttataatattcaataatatgaagtcattataaataattctgaatGCATTTAGatagtttcatatttatttcataaaataaattatagacgttcaagtaatatttttcattttacatacatCGTCCAATATTTATGACTTAGCTTGTACACCCTGTTACATAATTccttttcatttatatattctagTAAATTACAATTCGgaactatataaattatgtaattacgtatataaagtaaattttattacaatatttattcagTCTTGGTTTTTGCACCATGTGTATTTATTGTACAGTTTTATTAGGTGTATAGAGATTATTTTAATGTCGGACGGTATTTGGCAGTGATAGGAGATAGGGATGTTGTTTATAGTATGtattgataaaagaaactgcgatatttatataactgaaaacttttatacatataatattcaattgtcACTGAAATGTTATTATAGTACTGCCGATAGCATTGGGATCTAATATATGATACAATGCTTGTTCAATATTATGAGGTCCATACACCCTGTCTACAACCATCTGTAATTGATCAGCATCAACTAAATCGCATAATGCTTGTAAGTAAGTTGCGTTGATCTTTGAACCTTCTTTCCATTGATGCATATTAAATCCAAGCACGTACTAGAATAAACatcgaatttgaaatcaaattgcacaatagaaaaatactgcgtatataatttcatttacctGTATTAGTAACTTTATTCGTACACATCCAGCAAATATGCTTCCAAATACAAGACCTAATGTGTCAGACGTTAATTGTTCGGGAACTGTAGAGACATAAAAGCCATAAGACGCTAAGTGCTGCTTTAGTATACGTTCATTAATTGGTTGACCCCcagtataaaatatagtatcaaatctaaaaatttatcgatcgcTTAACacaagtaaatttaatatattgttaaataattgttatattgaACGTACTTATCATGTAATTGTAACTCTTTTTCTATATCTGAATTGTCTAATGGTATAACATCATCTGCTCCTAAAGCTTTTGACACAGGAATTGCATTCTGTTTACACATTGTAACTACATGTCCACCCCATAGCTTAACTAATTGAGTTAAAATACAACCAACAGGTGTATTTCCACCATATATAAGTACTCTATAGGATATTTAGTTTAAAaagtaacttctatatacatataataataaaactatttgtTTACCTGCAGTCGGACCCCCTATAACGCGGACTAAAAATAGTACCACTGTCCCCATGTAACGTGATTAAGAGTTGAAAATGACTCATTtctgatatttatgcattaaCTGTTGAGCGATAAGAAGGGGTTGTTTACAGTGTGTATTGTGGAAcgcatattattttttcatattaaaaaaagactACAGATTTATTTAGCTATAGTTTCTTGCGTTCTTGGATTCGTATAACGCGAAGTCCGCATAACACGGAAATATATCTCGCTTTATAGGGGGTCCtactgtaattatttataccgtTTTCCTTTCGCATTGCCTTCCTGGATTGCAGATCTATTAACTAAAGCATCCCAGGCTAAACATCCATTGTAGGGAAGACTCGCAGATGCTTCAAAGGTAAAAAGTTTCGGTCGTTTAACTACTTGAGTTTCTGGGACAACTATGTATTCCGCCATTGTACCAGGAGCCCACGAAGGTACAGCTAAGAGCACTTCATCTCCAAtgtcaaaattaataacactTTGTCCTATACCTATCACTATTCCAGTACAATCTCTGCCCAATGTTACTGGGAGTTCTTTGTGTTtctgaaaatgaataaataacattttctgaatataagtaatacgataaaatggagcattttaatttacttacaCCAGAATTGAGGAGTCTTCTGTAAATTTTGGAGTAAccgtaacaaatttttgtatcaaCAACATTAACAGAAGCTGCTTTAACTTGTACTAATAATTCGTTAGATCTTTCGATCATAGGCATTTCAGCATCATCTATCATGGACACACCctatattgtttataatataaaaatatatctgctTCAGTAATATCGCTTCAGTTATATACTTACATTATTTAGTCGCATTAActtaagattatttatttttttacacgtCAATGTAACTTAATATAATACCTCAATACCAATGTAATGGTGACATATTATAGCTTTTATATGATGCATATGATGAGATATATGCCCCCAATTAACTCCAGCATAATAGCCAAGTAAAGTACCAACAACTAAACCTGTCAGACAAAATGCAAGCTCCCTTTTGGACACtagaagaagaattatattttcatttttttccaattaatattaatattaaataatgaaacgttgaaatatattttgctaCCTCCGTTAGtatataaactttttatttgtctGTAAAGTACTCTGACATTAAAATGTGTATTATAGTATCGATGTTGCAATTGTTCCCAAGCATTTTCAATCCAAATAATTATATGCTGTACAATGTCTTTGACATTTTGCATCGTTTGGTTCtcatataatttgtaaaaaatttgacGTGCTTGAGCCAACCATGTTATAACCCATTGTTGTCCTTGTTGTGCAAATAACGATGTTTGAATCTTCTCCCCCaacaaaaaatttaacatataatatcGAAGATGAAGAGCCGAAcgtcaattatatttcatttatttggaAACAGATATGACAAATAATCGATAgtgatatatcttttattttatttataagttaagagaaaaagaaagataagatagctgataatttttataaaaaaattacaattacctGAAGTGTCTCGACCTGATTCGATAGATGAAACCAAATTTCATCCATGATTTTGTAAACAACTGGTTTGACAGTTCAGAtctaataaatcattttatattgcaCACTGTTACAATGACCGGTTAGCTGAGAAGATGCAGCACAgtagttatataaataaacgattaacACATTTCGTATAACTCAAAATAGATACCAAGTTTCTGTCTCAAAGTGTGACTGCGAAAACATtggaaattatagtttttaaatcgCTACGTTATGCATTATGTAAACGTCGTCGCCTCAATCATGAGGCGAGCTGGAAAGGGATTTTATAAAGAATGATAACAATCGACGAAATGCCGTTTGCTGTTGAACAAGATAGGTTAACTCGAGCCGCATAAATTTAACGcaaattcatttgttttttgtGTGATATAACTCGTATAAcgattattacgaaattttgtCACGTGAGGTAAAAGCACAAGAGTGCTTAATGCTAGCGAAAGCTCGCAGTTTATTGCTAAAAAATGGTCTTATTTTCGTCAATAGGATAAAAAGTAACGCAATAAacaaagattattttaaaacgaaGATTCTGGTATTCATATATACGCGTATGTTCCCGATAAAAGGTTCATTTATACTTGTTGATTGTGTAACATTAAtgttttgacaaaattttctaaagcgtcaaatatttgtttgtaaGGAAATTACTTGcgttttgattttatatattatattttacagattataaaattgacttttaaagagaaacaattcgaatatgttatacaattatatcgtatatgtGTGCGTACATCATACCTTGTTAAAGTTTCAGTTactaatttgtatatttttcacaatACATTTTCTTATGGTCGTTGAAAGAACAACGATCGTACGATCAGTACGTATCACGTACGTTCACGCAATTACTTGTTACTGCTGACACAGATCATGAGCGCAtaggtattttaaatatctttaaagtGACACACTTTATCGATCAGTAAATTTTAGATCAAAACTCAGTCGATAATATTATCAGTATAGTTATCGATATAGTCGTGTTTCATCATTCATTGATAAAGTTGAATTTGCGGTAAGATCAACGGTTAGTATGGTAGGGCATTGTGCTAGAGTCCTGTATAGTCAATGGCACAGGTCGGTGGTATGGATTAAGCGGCGGCTGATAAAGTAGttacgtgtatttttaaaGCATTTTTAAACCGTTCATTAGATGGCGATATTTTAGTTTTCTATAGAATTGTTTGtacagaatttatataatcgcGGTTGGAATGTAAAACGTAATCATTACTCTAACTGTATAAggaaattagatattttaaaagatattaaaaagcagatttgtaatttaatactGCTCGTATAAAAAGAACGGTATTCTagctatatttttgtatatttttccattttttttctttattttacttctttttacGAGTTTTATTTCCGCAATCCCTTTGTCCCTCGaatctttcttattcttcCTATGaacaaattaacaattaaGCAAGAGAATACCTTTTTATCTCAACAATGTGTCAACAATATATATGCACAAATACCGAACACGTTAATATTCAAATGTTATATTACGCGTTGTAAGATGTCGATTGAATCGTGCGAAATTGTTCGATCGGCCGGAAGGAGCGGGTTCTCGAACGTTTCCAAAGATCGTTTTCGACATGTACCTACGAGTTCTACGTGTGTTTCACACGGTGAGTTCAAGGCTCGTGGCACATTAGCAAGTTGGTAGCCGTCCAGGCACGTCCTTCCGAATGAGTCCTGGCCGCTTTCCAGCGAGCAACCTATCCTTTTACGGGATATCACGGTGGCCGGCTACTGAAACTCGTCGAACCGTCCAAGTAGGACCGTCGACGCCGCTTCTTGTCGGGGATTATCGCCGGCAGTTGCGGCAAGTGCATCGAATTCCTCCGCGATTATCTAGGAAAATTGCGGCGGAGTACTATTTTGCTGGCGCGACTAACTAGGGATATCGAGATTTTTCCCCCAATTTTAAAATCTATTCACGCTACAcagatttttatcgattattacgAGTTTCATTCATCGAATTTTTGAATCATTTAAAGTTTCTTGTTTGACATTTTGTCGATCACGGAGATACGCGTTATATCGAGTCGTCGAATAGTTGGAAGTTTTCCATCTATTTGCCAGATCTTATTCAAATCATTGACGACAATGTTAGATAGTAAATTTCCGGTAGAACGATGTTTCTGAAATCGTCAGCTTTTTTATTCAAGCGTCAACGATTACCTACATCGACAACCTTCGCTGTGTCGATGTTCTCCTGCGATCTATTTCCAAACCTAAGactaaatcaattttcataaattgtcGGACAAGAACAGCTGCTTAGACACGTAATAGCATTTCGTGAAAACCTTCAGTATCGTCCATTATGATCGAACATATATCACATTTGTGCGCGATACGATCGTAACTGACAATCGGGCCATCGcgtgttattttaaacaaatccaAGTAAATGGAGAAAGGAATCAAATCGTAGGAATAACTGGCGTACTTTTAAAAGAACCGTCCGTGCGATTTTAGAGGTCGAGCGGCTTCGAGTTTCAGCGAGCGAAGCCCGTATTTGCTCGTTGACAAGCGTCGATCATCGGCCGCGACGCCGAAGGTTGGTCGTCGAAGGCCTACCGGTCGTAACCGCGAAAATTGCATCGTATTTGCGAAACAGCTGCGCCCGGGAACAGTTGTCCACGGCCAGTCGTAAACTCGCGTCAGGATCATTCTCTGTTACGCGTCGCTGCTTCGGAGGTTGGCGCGCGGTTTCGCTCGCGACCGCCGTTCTTCGAGGTGTTTCACATGCTaagaacagagagaaaatgagaaaaagagaaagagagagaagaagagagagagagagagagagagagggacaAGCGTCCCGGCCTCGACACGGGCCACGTTTCTCTCGCACGTCGCTTCCTGCCTCCTTGGCCTGCTTCCAGGAATCGGTTCACCCTTTTACGGCCGGGTGTCACTGTGTCTGCACGCTCGGCAAGGGGAACGGCAAGGTCCCGGAAGTGGGAAATCTCGCGGCACTTTTTCGCCAACGAAAGTTTCGGCCAAACGTGGCAATCCGAGGGTGGAGTTGTTGGAAACGGCCGGATGTTGCAGAACTAGAAGGGGAGGCTGCGATAGGAAGGGGTGACTTCGGCGAAGGAGTAACGAGAGAACGCTTGGGGAAGCGCGGATTTTGCGGAACGAGGGTTTCGGTATTGCGAATCCTCGAACTgtggaaagaagagagaatgGTGGGACGAGcgaatgtataaataaaagtttcgcAGATGGAAATTTCCGGTGTGCGAGATTAGAATAAACAAATTTGCCAGATGGGAACAAGAATTTCCTACGGGAGTAGCTCGAGACTGCGTAGATTTGAGAAAGCGTGAATTTTCGAAAGCTGCGGATCAGAAAATTCCGTAGGCAGAAACGTTTCCGAAAGGGGAAACCCGCGGAGCGCGCCGGGGTAAGGGAAATCTCGGAAGCGAGAGATCTTGTAACAGGGAATCTCCAGACGCCACGTACGTATGTTCGAGCCAGCGCCTCGGCGCAGAAAGGCTTCGAAAGAAACGGTATCGAGAGAAGGAAAACTCCGTGAAATCGACTTGGCCGGAAGTAATTTTCGCCAAAGTGGAACATTTTACAAGGAGATCGGCGTAGCAAAaggggaggaaaaaagaaagaaagaaagaaggtgcaCGGGAGAAAGGAATAAGGGATTAGTAAAAGGGAGAGGGAGGaaggggaagaaagagaaagatcgcGGACAAAAGGGTGCATCGGGGAAGAAGAACCGCGCTGGCAAACTGAGAAAAGGAAATGGCGATCGAGGCGGTGACTCCGAAAGGAAGACAGTGGCGCGAAACAGGGCGTGAGATTTGCGAATTTGCGATAAAGGAAGGTCTCGTGACGGAGTCGCCGGGCAAAGGTAGACCTTACGAGATACAGAAATCGAGAGTAACGAAGTCGACGAACCAGGCGAgatagagagaagaaagaaaggtatTTCCAACAAGGAGGAGGATCGGGAATGGCTTGGAACGGAAAGAGACGGGGAACGGTGAATAACGCGACGGAAGAGCACGGTACGGGAAGGAACCAAGGGAAAGGGACATCGGAGAGGTGGCGGAAGACGGAGACCAAACTCCGGGATGTCGAAGAGACGGGGGAAAGCGATGGTGTAAATGTGCACGAGGTCTATTGTGCGATACGCGAAGCAATGGCGTCGGGTAGCGCGCGTGTTGCACACGTACACAAGGTTTATTATACGCACACTGTTTCGCGGTCGAGTGCATTCAGCCTAGCGACGACTTTCGGGGTGACAAAGGGGCTGACGAGGTATCGCGCGCCACTGCCAAAAAGCTGACGACACGCCGATACGTACATGCTGGGTAGAAAGTTTCCAGTTCTCCGGGGACAGGCAGCTTACAGAGGGTGTAAAGTGACCGTTTGGGAAGGCGCGCCTGTGTCGGTGCGGAATACTCTCGAGGAACGCGTCGTAGATGCGAGTTTCCGGCGTGTTCGTTGACAGATTTTTAACGCCAACTACGTTTTCCTCTTCGTAGACGCGGTACTTGGgcttatttatttcaaaattggcGAAGCGATCGaatccaattaaaaatttgtcacgCTCGCGTTTCCCATCCAGCAGCTGGCGTTTCTCGGATCTTTTTATCGGCGAGTCGATTGCAGCTCGggttcgaatgaaaaatgaaagcgatatattttctttgttcgcGGAAGACGATACGAATATGTACGTATAGGATATTTCCTTGTTACGTATAGAATATATGCCTTGTATATTTTAGACGCGGGATACGGTTCTGGCGATATCCTAAGAACAGATTGTCCGGTTGTTGTTTTTCTTATCGCGTATACAAATTGTGCATTACGTGGCCCGTGGATACGTATTTTAGCAGTTTCTCGGATCGCTTTCTTTTTCCGAAACCTCCTGACAGTTCTCCGCAGTTACGTTCTCGAAGCGAAATCAGGAAGATATTCGACAAACGGAATTAGAAAATCGCGCTGCTCCATGCCGCCGAGATATAATTTTCTCGCGAATTTTTCTCGTCAAATACCGCGCGATTATAGGAGATTATTTACCGCCAATCTAATCTTCATACACGCGTACCAGGCACGCACTTTTGCGACGGTACGCGAATCACTGGTAGTTGGACGCAACGTTTTCACCATTAACATCCCCATGTTCGACTCCTTTCGACGCAAAATTTTCCTCGCGAGCTATTCGTCGCTTTTGCCGAGTCTTTTGATCTTTGTCCTCGGTGCGTCGAATCTTCGAAATGACTGGAAGCTCCGCTAACTATAGATATTCTCGCGGTGAGCGAGTGTTCGAACGCGCGGCAGACTTTCCACGGTCGAGCAACGCTTCACGGGCTGTGAAAACGGCGGCGAAAGGAGATGCACGAGGCGAAGACGCGACAGCAGGAGAAGCGAGAGAAGACGGAGGAGGACGAGGTGGAGGTGGCggaggagaaagagacagaagGCGGAGGTGGAGGTTGCCAGAGATTCCGCGGGATGTCTGTGTTTGTCCATGGAAATCGGCAAAGGAGGTCAGCGTATGCAAATAACAGGGTCGCGAGGGTTGCCAGAGCCAGGAGGGTCCCGTGGGTCAACGGACAGGAAGGCATATAAGGCtgtctccctttctctttgaCTTCGAGTTCGCCTCCTCCTCTCTCGCATCCCCTCCTTCTCGTGCTCGCCGTTGTCTCTCCCTCAGCCCATGCACGAGCTCTCGCACCAGCGACCGTTACGGCACCATATATTTCTAGAGGCAGCGGTGGCGGCGCGGCGGCACAGGAGTCACGTCTACAGATATAAAGGTGGTTCTAGCGTGTGCCGGTGTGCGCTCGCCTACGCTCGtggaaatattcgatttttacGATACGAGACGCGAGAGTACAGCACAGCCACACGGACGGAAAGAGCGAAAAGTGCGGGGAAAAGGCAGCAGGATCGTACCGTCCCTTGTACCAGCCACCGTTTTTACATCCTGCTCCCTTCCTGATTCCGCTCGAATcgctcctcttctttcttttttctctttctcctttttcctcttccatcttcgtttctctttccacgATTCTCTATTCTGCCTAGCCGTGCCACCCCTCTCCCCATCGTCGTTTCCTCCACCTGATCGAGGAATTAAGTTACGACGATGGGAAGCTAGAAAAATGGCGATACCGGGAACATACGATATCTGTGCTGCCGGGCACGAGCACGAAGTGTACAGCCTCGGTATCGTGTTCCTGGGACCCCGGGGGGTAACTCCGCGTGTCGGTTGCCCTCGTCCTCGCGCAAATCGTCTTGTTTTGCATATCCAGTTGATCCAGCCGGCGCTCGTTCGCCGCCCTCGCAGTTTTCGTCCCTTCCGAAGAGACCACGAATTAGACGGTCCGCCGAGGGGACACGGGGAGACAGCTGCCATATGTCGAGAACCCGACTGCTTTGTCCTTTTCTCGCTCGCTTTCTCGTCCTTCCCTCTGCCTTTGATTCCCGTTTCCTACTTTCGCAGCTTCTTCCTacgattgtttttttttcccccGTTTCGTTCGGAACGCACGACTGAAATTTGCGTTTCGTCGATCGTAGGATCGCGGTACTTTGATAAGGTTAATTAACCCGGTTGGTTAGACCGTTTTTCCGACCAGAAGCCTCTTCGGTCATGGAGTTAACTCTTTGAGCGCTCACTGAAATAACCGAACGCGGGCAAGGAAACTTCTATCCCTCGCTATCGTTCGAATCGCTCGTGGCCGTCCTAAATAACGCAGACAACTGTTTcttgatcaaatttttaaatcgatccTTGCGCGTCGTATATCTTGAAACGAAGAGTGCACCAGCCAAAATCGTATccgaacgaataaattattaccttCTAAGTATTTGGACGTCGGGTTAACTCGTTGTACCGTGGTTAGCAGGTCAAGTATTAACAGTACGATATCGACGGTAACGTGATCGTAGTTGGCTGGTTATCGAGGTGAAGTTGGGTCGGTTGTTCGGGAATTTCTGAATACGGAGACCACAGGGGGAAAACATTGTAACTCACATTctccgttctttttttttttttttatagagaaacaattttaaagtTGAAAACGCTCTGCATCGGCGATCCCATGTTACGAAAAGTGTGTTGTTCGGCTTTGCGACTAGACGTGTATCTGATTTGTAAAGTTACTTTCTCTCGGCTTGGATATATCTATCGATGTTCTATCGGTTACGTAACCGAACCATCGATAACAACCGTTTTATCGAATCTGATGCAAACTGGTTAAAAACTTGCGGCAACGTTAAAGGGTCAAAGTCGATCATAGCGGGCACGGTTCGTTCGACTTTTCCGAATGTTGGGGAAAACGGCGGGCCATTTTCGGCCGACTGGCCACCGCGTCGGTGAAAAAATCTGTTACCGGAAGCAACCGAGAGAGAACCGGCCGCGGCCGAGAGACCAACGAACGCCGGTTTCGCcttgttccttttttcagTCCGGTGGCCTGAAGTCGTGGCCAGGCAGAAAGAGCGGTACCGTTTCCTTTCGCGAACGTACACTGGCCGCATTCGAATAA from Bombus pyrosoma isolate SC7728 linkage group LG8, ASM1482585v1, whole genome shotgun sequence includes these protein-coding regions:
- the LOC122570322 gene encoding reticulon-4-interacting protein 1 homolog, mitochondrial-like translates to MDEIWFHLSNQVETLQIQTSLFAQQGQQWVITWLAQARQIFYKLYENQTMQNVKDIVQHIIIWIENAWEQLQHRYYNTHFNVRVLYRQIKSLYTNGVSKRELAFCLTGLVVGTLLGYYAGVNWGHISHHMHHIKAIICHHYIGIEGVSMIDDAEMPMIERSNELLVQVKAASVNVVDTKICYGYSKIYRRLLNSGKHKELPVTLGRDCTGIVIGIGQSVINFDIGDEVLLAVPSWAPGTMAEYIVVPETQVVKRPKLFTFEASASLPYNGCLAWDALVNRSAIQEGNAKGKRVLIYGGNTPVGCILTQLVKLWGGHVVTMCKQNAIPVSKALGADDVIPLDNSDIEKELQLHDKFDTIFYTGGQPINERILKQHLASYGFYVSTVPEQLTSDTLGLVFGSIFAGCVRIKLLIQYVLGFNMHQWKEGSKINATYLQALCDLVDADQLQMVVDRVYGPHNIEQALYHILDPNAIGSTIITFQ